The Quercus lobata isolate SW786 chromosome 4, ValleyOak3.0 Primary Assembly, whole genome shotgun sequence genome segment GCATGACATGATTTTCTTTCAATATGGCTACATCCTCCATCGTGAGCTTTACAGGTCTCCCCATGTCTTTTGTAAGTTGAAGGCATTCCGCGAATGGTGATTCTCCATTCTTGCGATGTGATACTGGTATATACCGGAGGAAGGGTTCTGGGCCTTTCTTTGGGGAAGAAATGTCCTTTTTGGCGATGAATTTAACATGCTCCTTTTCATCCTGTTTACTTTTCATAGACGGGATCTCAACTGGAAGAACCTCGCTAGAAATGTCttcttttgcataaaattttgcaTCAGCAAAATGAGCTTCGGTTtctgcaaaaggctttaaatcgGCATCGaccttttttattccattttgaaagAACTTGAAGCATTGATGCAAGGTTGATGGCACTATTCCATTTTCATGGATCCAAGGACGTCCTAACAACATGTTGTAGGTCGTCTTAGCGTCAATGACGTGGAACAAGACGTTGCTTTTCAATTCTCCAATGGATTTCTAGGTGGATCAGTCCGATTGCACGTTGTCCTCCTTGATTAAAACCTTGGATGACCAAACGACTGTGTGATAATTCTTCCATAGTAAAACCTAGTCGTTTCATGGTCATTTTTGGAAGTATGTTAACGACTGAACCTCCATCAACTAGGATACGCTCGATCCTTTGTTCACGAGCATAACCAGAGACATAGAGTGGGCGATTGTGGGGCTTAGAGCCTAACAATAGATCCTCATCAGTGAAAGTCAAGTCTGGAGAGCATGCGTAACATCCCTGTGTTTGTTGAAGCGTATTGGTATGAGGGGCGTATATCTCTAGCTCCTCAAGAGCTCAGGTGAGCACTTCTTTTGGTGATGTGGAGGATTGCAAGGGTTCAACTTCATCGACCTGAGATTGGAGTTCCTCCAAAGATGACAAGGTCTCTTTTGGATCATCATGGTCAACGTCCTCCTTTTCGTCCTGGATTTcgcaacgagaaattgtgtggaCGGCCTCGGCTGAgtcattttgaaagaattttctgGGGAAGAATTCTTCCAATGTGATGAGCTTTCGAGACTTTTGGGTTTGTGCTGAATCTTCATATACTTTTGTTCCCAGTCTCCCTTGCCTCTTATAACTCATTCTTTTTGACCAAGGTTGAATCTGCTTTTGTGCTCTTTTGGACTCTTGGGTGATCAAATGAAGAGGGAATGCCCGTTTCTTCTTCCATCTCTTGCGAACAACCATTGTCCAGCCTTCTTCCTCATCCATCATTGACCTTTTATCATCATTTGAATTATAATGAGGTGTTTTTTGTGAGAGCTGAACTTGAACTGGTTTTAGAGAACCAAATTGGATGAGCGTGGTATTTTCCCCTTGCTTAGTATTTGGAGACAAGGAACTAGGTaacccacaagaaaatgtgacCAGGTTTGACTGAGCAACATCATTAAAATCCAAGTCGATTTTTCTTTCCTTGGCTAGCTTCATGATGAGTTCTTTGAGAACAaagcatttttggattggatgaCTTATGATGCGATGATACCTACAATAGTTCGGGTCATCAACTTTTCTCATCTCTTCCGGTCGTTTGCATTCTGgcaattcaattaatttcaacttGAGCAGTTGTTCTAGCATTTCAGGCATATCGGCGTCTAGAAAAGGATAGACCTTTTGTTCCCATTCCTTAAGTGATGAGCGACGCGTCTTACGTTGTTGACCTCCTTCAGGCCTCTTTTCATTGGCCTtcacattttttgttgaaattttgattgGGGCAGGATTGACATTCATTGAGtctttgatattactttttgcattcctgtcatttttccttatttcccgtctttcttttctttcttcaggTACGGGAGGTTTCGTATTTCCATGGCTGGAAATACTTAATTCCATGTCATGCGCACGAGTTGccaactcttcaaatgttcgaGGCTTTACTccttgaaggatgtaaagaagtctccaatgcatgccttggatgcacatctcTATAGCAGATATTTCAGTAAGTCTATCCTTGCAGTCTAGACTCAAAAAACGCCACCGGTTGATATGATCAACGACGGGCTCATCCTTCCACTGTTTAGTATTGGTAAGCTCCATCATGCTTACTGTGCGTCGTGTGCTGTAGAATCGGTTAAGAAACTCCCTTTCAAGTTGTTCCCAGCTATCGATTGATTCAGGCTCTAAGtctgtataccaatcaaaggcattcCCCTTTAGTGAACGGACAAACTGCTTTACAAAGAGGCCTCCTTGAGTTCCTGCATTCTCGCAAGTTTCTACAAAGTGAGCAATGTgttgcttagggtttcctttgccatcaaattgcaagaacttgggaggttgatacccatttggcattctcatgttATCAATGCGCTTTGTATAGGGTTTGGAATATATGAGAGAACTTGTGGAAGAACCTCCATATTGTGCTCGAATGGTATTTGTAATCATATCCTGCAGTTGTTGGACAGATATTGAGGCCATTGAGGTGGAATGTCCATGTTGAGAAGTGCCTTCacctccttttcctttatcaccctTGGCGTTTTCTCCTTTGAAGGTAAAACCAGGTGGCTACTCAGGGCCAAGACTTGATTCACCCGAATCTTGTACCTCCAGCTTGTTCATTAGGGTTGCAATTTTGacgtcttcttcttcaagtgCCTTTGTGAGAAGGATGACCCTTTGTTCCATTTcagccatcttttcttccatggtaaAGGTGTTAGTCATCATTACTGGCATAACCTCTATAGATGATGGAGAAAATGATGAAACAGGATGAGTTAGAGGTGCTTCACTCCTTAAGTTTCTCATCACGGGtgaagagttgatagaaaaggtCTTTTTTGGGGATGATTCATTACTGGTCTCCAAATCTTTCGAGGCAGATGAATCTTCAGTGGTAGCTTTCCTATTTGCAAGAAAGTCCAAAGAGATGACAGCAGGagattggttttcttgggttggtTGAGGTTGGAGTCGATCAAAAGCTTTGGATCGACTACGAGTGATTGGGCCGACATACTCATTAGCACTGAAATCATCAACCACTGATTTTTGGACATTCTTGCTAAAGGCCATTGAAGCTAGTAGCAAAATGATGTcgaacttcttttcttttgaaggagaaagagatgagaggcagagagGTCCCACCAGGCGTGCCAGAATTTGTAAgtgactaaatttctagtttgaaataaatcaaacaagtaaaatagtttcacaaatgcgaatttatattgatgattgtgtgatACAATTCTCtggaattacaaaagagtgatcctctgattcgatctccttgcaaaacttattgattagatttatggtaatgtggatttgacttgaacacaaaatatccttcaatttggttgagggatggatcgaagattactgaaacggaattacaatgaatctctggctatgagcttgtttagaaatcctttgttcttcgcgttcttcgggttcttcgtgcgttcttcatcttcgaaggtttgtggtggaagttcttcggggctttagaggcttgaatccgttgagcttcaatgatttgtgatttgttgatgttttcggacacttttggcttgattcccgtgaactttaggatctaggcagatgatctggatgattctgcttcgaatgttcttcgattttggggttgaagttcttgaagttcttgaaggcttttgaggcttgatcttcgtagagctttttcacttctgaattctggtcctcttaaatgtcttaggaaggcttctatttataggagttttggggtgggtgagcgacacgtggcggaactttattggtgacacatgtcacagcctaATTGGTTCGCTTGTGTCATTGCTTACACGTGCTGGAccgcttgagtcatcgcttacacgagcgaggctgcttgagtcatcgcttacacatacgaggctgcttgagtcatcgcttacacatgcgctgatgcgtgattggttcttgcatgacatttggcaaatttctattggcttctgaatagtgatagcaaaacctagcagcaatacatggtgctCTGTAATTgactgtattttgtggacttgataatgtgacgtgtcagcttgtgataggtcgggaattttccctttcTACAGCCTGGACTTAAAAGTCGCAACTTTACATTAGCGTCATATCCCCACTTTAGCTTCtgatgataataggccatatggatcatcgttttttcccttttttcctcaGCTAAGTCTAGACTTCTCCCCAGTAACTCGTCATTGTTTTCTGGGGTAAAAGTGCTAGACATCAATGTGGGGAAGCTGTTCTCGATTGTTTTCTAGTGGCCCAATCCTTATTGGTCAAGTCTTGGTCCAAaaagtcccacacaatgaatttttgtagagtatgggctaaagAACTTGGTTTTAGTTAACTTAAACGATTTGTTGCATGGGTTAAGAAAATACAGAAAGAAGAACGAAAAAGATGGACGTGAAGAGAGATCCCTCTTAAATGGTCAGGCTCGAAACTTCATTCCTAGGCATAtattaatacaataaaatttctcttCTGTGTTCCTCCTCTCCTCTTTCTTCCGTCCCCTCCTCTTGggggacttttacatattatataggccctctcCTATCATCTGggttttacacttgttgatcatccaaacccctacttgagcacctatcccatcagacacccatatcaattctttgtgagttgcagtggccaaggtagcactgttcaggggtcttctcttcattaatgcggccaggagagtagttgtgatgcatttaatgtggtggtggcaacctttgctgagatattttgagtttccttcttttttacATATTTGGGGGATGGGCTACAGTGGCTTGGACGCACCTTTGATCTAGATTTTGCtgtgtccgaggaggaattacttCTCGGACATGTTCTCCTTGCCCCAGTGGGCCTAAATAAGGATTGTCTGGGTCACGATGTCTCCTCGGAAGAACTGGTCCTCGAACGGGCTTAGGGCCCAGCCAACTTATTATTCTGAGCCGGTCCCCACAAAAATGTATAGAATGAAACTCAATGATGATATTTCATACAATAATATTCATCTATTATCACATTCATAGtgaattcttaaaattttcatttgcaaTATAAATTACTAAGTTATCTACCAAAGTGAATAAAAAAACCTCCAATGAAACCAATGAAGTCTTCAAATTATGGACCAAAACTTTAAGTGcattattgaaattgaaaaaaaaaatttaattaattttataattactaGGATTGTTACTTTGTTAGTCAACTATTTTTTGTTACGGCATTGTTTAAGAACTTAGAATTTTTGGGGGGATGGGAGGCAATTCCTAATTATTTTATgaacacttaaaaataaataataaataaataaataaaactcaattaatatatacactataaacaaaattttttaaaaattttttttttggatgactATTTCagtttttcttcatttgtttcttggttcaatcttcatgtcttcaatgaTATCACTTGTTTTGATTTCTCAACACACTTCATGATATtctaaacacatcttagatctacccaattacaattaaagtgcattttgtcaaatgataTATCAATACATAataaatatgaccctaacatgCTCCTATATGAAACCTATAATAGCGGTTGTTTTCTATTGCAATAACTAATTTATAATAAGGTGTAAGAATGGGAGTACtagtggtttttatttttattttatagtagtGTTCTATAGAAATGTTGCTAAAGAATCTCTAGTAGCAACTTAGAAAACCGcagttaaaaataatttatgcataAGGGAAAGGTATACtagcatttttaatttttctagcGACGGTATACAAAACTATTGGTAAATAATCTATAGTAGCAATTACATAATCgctaatataaataattaattccaAAAGAAAGGTATCAATGAGTGTACTagcagtttttaaatattttctatatattctcgcaatgcatatattaaaaacaTGGGTTTTTCGCAACAATTTGCACAAACAGGCTCTAAGTTGTGAATATACCATTCAAGGCCAACACAATATCTTAACTCGAAAGATCAAAAACCCTTTGTGATGGCACCTTATATACTGACAATTAGTTGGTCATCTAATATACCTTACGATCTCTCGTTGACATGTCTCATATGCAATTCACactgtcaatttattttaataatctattataattttttattttttattaaaatttattttatgtaaagtgGTGAAATTCGGTTCTATACTTTCGCcactttacataaaataatttttgctgTTCTATTTTTACttactattttattattgaatttcaattataCTATTAATTCACATATGATTTTTCATTAAACTATATACCGCATGAGCATATtattagtaaaaagaaaatttctatcAACCTCTCATGAAAATTGAATTGCCCCAAATATGTTGTCATTcaagtaaaatttattgtgcaaATCACAAGACTGGGACCATCACCtctcaaatttaaatttcaatgaaTCAGTGGCATTGTTTGAAGTGGAGGCTATTAATTAGTTTGAATTTCCTCTTTCccttcttaaaaataaaaagatccaAGAATTCCTTTCTAGATTATGAATTTACACTTGCTGAAATGTAAAATACAGTGGCTGAACTGGCGAATATCCATGAGATCAAATCCTTAACATATCTAATTGGTTTGTTAAATGAGACTTCAAGTCATCTCAACTCTCAAAGGAATTTTAGAGTGATGCCTTTGATAAATAAATGGCTAGCAATATTACACCAGGCCATGCATATAATTAGTGTATGCAACAACACAAAACCCGCCAAAGTTTACATGTGCTTATCTAAGCAATAAAGTGAAGGAGAAAGTAACATAAAATTAAGTGAACTTTTTACTGTGGAGCATTTAGCTGAAAGCAACCCAACTAGAAAGCGAATAATATTACAAAATCCCAACATTAATTTGCCTTGTTTTCGAAACAAGATAGAAAGTCATGCCCTGTTCAAACATCTCTACAATATTAGTTGTCAATTTTGGCATAAACTAGCTCCACCATGCATCTCACCCAGCAATATATGGTAAATACATTAAACTTGCCATAGCCTCTTGCAGCCACTCATCCTCATCAGTTTTTATCtgcaaaattatacaagaaataacATGAATAAACATGTTTGCAAATTGATGAATTCAATAAGAAAatggaaaagtaaagaaatacTGAAAAGGATTTTGTCATAGTTATTCTTATATACAAAGATTGTCCCGTCAACTTCTAAGTATATACTCTCTAATCTCTTCTATGTCTTTATCAccatctaatatatatataaaagtataaaacacatTAATCAAAGaaagattatatataaaatataagatttCCAATCATACAAGGAAACAAATACTCATTTTAAAGGGAATAAACTCTCATAAATACACATAGAATTCTTTGAAAAGTTgtgtattattatatatatagagagagagagagattacctGCAAAGACTCACTACAGCAAAACTCCTGCTCCTTGTGAGGgttgtctttctttttccttatcatttcTTCTTCACATAGTTCACTGTTCCTTGCAAATCGCCCACGAACTCTGACTCTCCTGTCAGCTAGGGTCTTGCGACATGCATACTGTATACAGTGGATTATGGAGTAAATGCACATGTAAGAGGTCAGACtatgaaatgaacaaaaactattCTACTGTGTCTCTCCAAAGCTACTTGAATGAGAGCAAGCGTGTGTGCGCGTATGCGTGTGCGTGTGCGTGTGCGTGTACCTGTCTACAGGTGtgtctgagagagagaaaaagagagatacAGACCTTGATGGTCTTATTGAAGTTCCTTTGGTTTCTCTTCTTCATATATCTTAGAATcctttccttcctttcttcctcaGAGTACCGACCAACTTTGATGTTAGACTCTTCAATCAGAGGTGGTTGATTACCTTGAATTCCCTGCAACAAAACACaacattgaaataaaattagtgCTAACATAATTAACATATAGCTAATCTAAATCATTTTTCCTCAAataagatgaaaattttcaagctcTAATTCTCTCGTCAcatggaaagagattttcttaAATTGTTACAACTGCATCTAGAGCAATCTCAAACTAGCTTGTTCAGTAAATTAGCTTCTTTACCATTGGCTCAATAGTACGTATAGTTTATGCTATATTTAGAGAAACTAATAAAGTTCGGTTTTCTTTAGTTAATAAAGATATAAAAGAAGTTCCTTCACTCTCGATATATTtgctttgttttcaaatttcttatatatatatatatatatatatgcttttttttcCTACAACCCCAATCAATAATATAAGCTTACCCAATTTTCTCCAACAGCAGGATAAACAGGCTTAAGATCCTCCAAAAACCCACAACATTCATCTCCAAAGTCACACATAGTTTGTTGGTACCCGCTACCAAAGTTGCCAACTCCAGCCATAGCACACGAATCCATTTTGTAGTCAGGCAATGCCGGCATGGCTGCTAAGTTTGTCGACGATGTCCCGAGTAGCCCTGGAATTGATGGCATCCTATTGTCGGATACTGATGACACAATATGATCAATTGCAccattattatcaaataatgGCACTAAACTTTCTTGACCAGTACTCCATATTGGACCAGTACCAAAAATTGTACCATGGCCAACACCACCACTACTCACACCTGCAGCCATAGTTGGTGTAGAAAACTGAGAAAGATTATCAGTAGCCCATGTGCAATCGGGGTAGAATTGAGGAATAGAAGCCATTGCAGAGGAAGAGAGAGGCTTGGAAGTGCTTGATTATAATGGTGTCTGATCTGGGTTTGGCTTTATGTGACACTGACCCTTTTTCTCTAAGCCTTGAACTTATATAGCAATGTGATAGTGCTCTGGCTCTTGGCCAAGTTGTTCTGCTGCCAGCTTGGACAACTGAATGACTCACTTTCTTTTTGGCATAATTAGCTTAAAACTAACTCATACGTCACTGTGTGTTAAGCTCTAACTAAGTGTTATAGAATGTTTTACTGTCTTATTAAGCTGTCACTATGTGTTAAGCTCTGTAAACGCGTAAACTTTGTAACAAAAATCAGTTCTTTAGGTTATCATTTGGTTAATTTTGATAAGCTAAAATTACTACCAATTTTTACTGCAAAAAGTGTTAGCTTAAAACTAACTCAACTGTCACTACTTTATGACTTATTTATAAATCACGTGAAAAAATTCTATACCACTTATTATAATTAACGTGATCAATATAGCCAATatcattaataataaataaataaaaacttgaacttgttatttaggaaattttattttaaaactaacTCATCTGTCACTACATTTTTACCTACTGTACTTAGTTACAAAtcacgtgaaaaaaaaaaaaaaatctctaccacttattttaaagattttaaagTAGACTTTTTGCAGTTCTACTATTTAGTTGGCAAAAGTGTCACACCCTATTTAGAATGGTGTAACTATGGTAGCTAGATAATTGTTGGATAGTTTTCTTCTCACTAATTCAAGGTGggttgttttgatatatatcacataaacaaagcaaaacagaTAACCATTTTTAATCATCTAATATGATTCCCTTCTTTTCAAAATtgtcaaataattttgaatgcTTTTGTACACCCAATTAATATAGCCATAATCATTTCAACAAGTgagaaaaatgaattattattattactattactaCATACAGTCTTGGTTGTGCAAACTAGTTAAGGAAGATATATCATTTggaacataatttttattggaCTCAAATTGTTCAGATATGATTCATACATGATGAAAATGCAGAATAGAAGAAAAAGGTGATGATAAAGGGAAATGGAGAGGGGTTCATGTGAATATTATTCTTATTTACTGTTTAAAGGCTAAAGCTGTGTACACCCATAAGTACTATATATAAAGATCTGACCTAGTCATGTAGACCAGGAATCTAACACATGGGCTTGTTAGATTATGCATCCAcatattttcccttttaatCTTCCCAATTTTCATagcttatatataatatatatgccATGCAAAATGACATTTGTTATCCTCGCTATAAATTGTGCATCACAGTCCTATGTTGACACGTGGCACCAAAATATTTGCCCTCGTATGGAGGATAGCTttgcatgaaaaaaataaataaataaataaataaataattgaacaTATTCTCTGCGCTGTTGTTATTAATCAAAGGAAGGAAGATTCTTAATTCTGCATGCCCCGTAAATCAAAACTTCCATTTGGTACAAAATGTCATGTCTCTGTCTGTCCTTGTAAATGATAACAtgttaattctctctctctctctcaatcctGGCTCAACTGTGCTTCCATTTAAGAGGAGGAAATTCAAGCTTAATTAGTTTGGCCTaggagtttttttcttttcatttttttcttttttccctggCCAGTTAACCCTAGAGTACAGTAAGTATATCTTAAAGCATTAAAAAGtgtatttgtaaaaaataaataaaataaaatatacctaaaaaATGAATTCGTATAAATTGTACAGAAGTTTAATTAGTTGAAAAATAAGATCATTCAAGTCAGGACAATTAGTAGAAATCTCAAAACCTTCACCAGCATCTCAAGATCTCCATCAAATCTAACAGAGATCTCAAGATATCCATCAAATATCAAGCAAAGAATGGTGGCACGACAATGATCACAAAGGCAAGGCATTGAGCTCTACACTTCGAACAAGTCAGGTTCATTAGATTTCCATATGGAAAACCCGCCACTCGACCTTGATTAGGTTTCATTGATGCCACCCCAGCTAAACCAATTCTCAAAGCCAATGTTTTTCGGATGGGTGTCTTTGGGTCAATCGGGCTTGTTGAGTGCAAGTGTGGGTTGATGAATGCCATgattaggagaaattataaagTATTCTGGTGGACCATATTACTTGTCCATCATTCcattaaaatacttttatttgtttaaaattactaagttagtaattagtttttgttttaaaaaatagcaattttaaataggtgGGAGCTT includes the following:
- the LOC115983415 gene encoding uncharacterized protein LOC115983415 → MASIPQFYPDCTWATDNLSQFSTPTMAAGVSSGGVGHGTIFGTGPIWSTGQESLVPLFDNNGAIDHIVSSVSDNRMPSIPGLLGTSSTNLAAMPALPDYKMDSCAMAGVGNFGSGYQQTMCDFGDECCGFLEDLKPVYPAVGENWGIQGNQPPLIEESNIKVGRYSEEERKERILRYMKKRNQRNFNKTIKYACRKTLADRRVRVRGRFARNSELCEEEMIRKKKDNPHKEQEFCCSESLQIKTDEDEWLQEAMASLMYLPYIAG